One window of Trichoderma breve strain T069 chromosome 3, whole genome shotgun sequence genomic DNA carries:
- a CDS encoding SMP-30/Gluconolaconase/LRE-like region domain-containing protein, with protein MASQEWKVAEPWLDLKCALGEGPFYEKETNSLRLVDIKKKHVHTVSLSDISLKTIQLDVCPTVTADIEGVDPQDRILLGVKHGLAVLDRQTGTYKMLAPFNDQENNERIRANDGAADPHGKFWLGTMTDFGLGEFQPEGFLARFDSSKAKEEVLTDLVIPNGIGWSPDNKTMYFTHSKTREVFAFDYSPETGAVSNKRLWYQHEGPGEPDGFRVDVDGNVWHAIYGESSVLKISPDGKVIGSITLPTRNITCVQFVGTELFITSAADEEGDETSKRYGGGVFKVDVGIAGLELFKFKL; from the exons ATGGCATCTCAAGAGTGGAAAGTGGCCGAGCCCTGGCTTGACCTAAAATGCGCACTCGGCGAAGGACCATTTTATGAAAAGGAGACTAACTCGCTGCGTCTTGTTGAcatcaagaagaaacatGTACACACAGTCTCTTTAAGCGACATCTCTCTAAAGACTATCCAGCTGGACGTTTGCCCAACCGTCACGGCTGACATCGAGGGGGTGGACCCTCAGGATCGAATTCTGCTCGGTGTTAAACATGGACTTGCAGTACTGGATCGTCAAACCGGAACATACAAGATGCTCGCGCCATTCAACGACCAGGAAAACAACGAGCGTATACGCGCCAACGACGGTGCGGCAGATCCCCATGGCAAGTTTTGGCTGGGGACGATGACGGACTTTGGGCTCGGGGAATTTCAACCAGAAG GGTTTCTGGCACGCTTTGATTCGTCCAAGGCAAAAGAGGAGGTCCTAACGGACCTGGTCATCCCCAATGGCATTGGGTGGTCACCAGATAACAAAACCATGTACTTTACTCACTCCAAGACGCGAGAGGTATTCGCCTTTGACTACTCACCGGAAACTGGGGCAGTAAGCAACAAACGCCTCTGGTATCAGCATGAGGGACCAGGCGAGCCTGACGGCTTCCGCGTCGACGTGGACGGAAACGTGTGGCACGCGATTTATGGGGAGAGCTCGGTTCTCAAGATCAGTCCCGATGGCAAGGTTATCGGAAGCATAACTCTGCCGACTAGGAACATTACCTGTGTCCAGTTTGTGGGGACGGAACTATTCATCACGTCAGCAGCGGACGAGGAGGGTGATGAGACGAGTAAGAGGTATGGCGGTGGTGTCTTTAAGGTTGATGTGGGGATTGCGGGCTTGGAGCTATTCAAGTTCAAGTTATAA